The following are encoded together in the Takifugu flavidus isolate HTHZ2018 chromosome 22, ASM371156v2, whole genome shotgun sequence genome:
- the mettl25 gene encoding methyltransferase-like protein 25 isoform X2, whose product MLPSPLSLSEIHRRIDEVKRFLSITLSIANAHTVEFYTHDVWSRFMAVEPQEVLRAVSSHNDRQRASEHKTKENLATTFGFCNDTNRLVDAQELLQAATTHSLPGLQVCMSRDELLLALGGKTGDAGAELVPDEFMNSKKSHEVQSMSEVVAGLAQRCGVKQVIDVGSGKGYLSSFLSLQYGLRVYGIDSSTTNTHGAQERNRKLKRFSRAYQKRNKAARAESDAAQARQQESAGINPEEASHGGEGGVLSQEEGAISGFTDVGPEAANSEREDFFLHALSEDLVQNATPRLPPSQLGAEEKERRKRENLERKAQNQAAPSAVFSPLTSHVTAETELGELIQELEVGRQLPGPRPVTIDKFHHRSAAPAHSSPRTLSPVSRKRSWSGCTRAETWRPAPCGCLWPSRSWLQSAAWAAAITCCLSSSARPGRVTTATQTHISYKKCVQGACGFPLSQYLRQNSCFCGRNARMSACLALERVSLGRGIQMESLFFRAVLHVILRERYDFVKSEKRVGNVYSKTKSFVEYVRGALRRLELDESKLSDGDIQGYHDAYAPRMDEMHAFNMLKVALAPCIEGLILLDRLCYLREQEHLPFCALVQLFNPLLSPRCYAVVGLKSRDDRNSSSYT is encoded by the exons ATGCTACCGTCTCCGCTCAGCCTGTCAGAAATCCATCGCCGGATAGATGAAGTTAAGCGCTTTCTGTCTATAACTCTGAGTATTGCCAACGCTCACACTGTCGAATTTTATACTCACGACGTTTGGAGCCGCTTTATGGCCGTAGAGCCTCAGGAAGTCCTGCGTGCAGTCAGCTCACACAATGACCGGCAGAGGGCGTcagaacacaaaacaaaag AGAACTTGGCAACCACATTTGGTTTTTGCAATGACACGAACCGGCTGGTGGATGCCCAGGAACTGTTGCAGGCCGCCACCACCCACTCCCTGCCTGGCCTCCAAGTGTGCATGAGCAgggatgagctgctgctggcactGGGAGGGAAGACGGGGGACGCAG GTGCTGAGCTGGTGCCAGATGAGTTCATGAACTCAAAGAAATCTCACGAGGTCCAGTCCATGTCTGAGGTGGTGGCCGGTCTAGCCCAGCGCTGCGGGGTCAAACAAGTGATCGACGTGGGTTCGGGAAAGGGCTACCTgagctccttcctgtctctgcagTACGGCCTCCGGGTCTACGGGATCGATtcctccaccaccaacacccACGGGGCCCAGGAGAGGAACAGGAAACTGAAGAGGTTCTCCCGGGCGTACCAGAAACGCAACAAAGCAGCGAGGGCAGAGAGCGATGCCGCGCAGGCACGCCAGCAAGAGTCAGCTGGAATAAACCCCGAGGAGGCTTCTCATGGCGGCGAGGGAGGAGTTCTGtcacaggaggagggggcgatAAGTGGCTTTACAGATGTCGGCCCAGAGGCTGCAAACTCGGAAAGAGAGGATTTTTTCCTGCATGCCCTCTCGGAGGACCTGGTTCAGAACGCAACTCCCAGACTTCCCCCCAGCCAGCTGGGCgcagaggagaaggagcggaggaagagggagaacctggagaggaaGGCCCAGAACCAGGCCGCCCCCAGCGCCGTCTTTTCCCCCCTCACGTCTCACGTTACCGCCGAAACGGAGCTCGGCGAGCtcatccaggagctggaggtAGGACGGCAGCTGCCCGGCCCGCGGCCCGTCACCATCGATAAATTCCACCATCGATCCGCGGCGCCAGCTCATTCCTCTCCCCGCACGCTGTCTCCCGTTTCCAGGAAGCGGTCATGGTCGGGCTGCACACGTGCGGAGACTTGGCGCCCAGCACCCTGCGGATGTTTGTGGCCAAGCCGGAGCTGGCTGCAGTCTGCAGCGTGGGCTGCTGCTATCACCTGCTGTCTGAGCAGTTCGGCCCGTCCGGGCAGGGTAACCACGGCGACTCAGACGCACATATCATATAAAA AGTGTGTGCAGGGAGCGTGCGGGTTCCCTCTGAGCCAGTACCTCCGCCAGAATTCCTGCTTCTGTGGCAGGAACGCCAGGATGTCCGCATGCTTG GCGCTGGAGCGGGTCTCCCTCGGCCGAGGC ATCCAGATGGAGTCCCTGTTCTTCCGGGCCGTTCTTCACGTCATTCTGAGGGAGCGGTACGACTTCGTCAAGAG tgAGAAGAGAGTTGGAAACGTCTACTCCAAGACCAAATCGTTCGTGGAATATGTCCGTGGAGCCCTGCGCCGGCTGGAGCTGGATGAATCGAAG CTTTCCGACGGGGACATCCAGGGTTACCATGACGCCTACGCGCCGCGTATGGACGAGATGCACGCCTTCAACATG CTGAAGGTGGCTCTGGCTCCGTGCATCGAAGGTCTCATCCTCCTGGATCGGCTTTGCTACCTACGAGAACAG GAACATTTGCCGTTCTGCGCGTTAGTGCAGCTCTTTAACCCTCTGCTGTCACCAAGATGCTACGCTGTCGTTGGGCTGAAGAGCCGTGATGACAGAAATTCGAGCTCGTACACGTGA
- the mettl25 gene encoding methyltransferase-like protein 25 isoform X3 encodes MLPSPLSLSEIHRRIDEVKRFLSITLSIANAHTVEFYTHDVWSRFMAVEPQEVLRAVSSHNDRQRASEHKTKENLATTFGFCNDTNRLVDAQELLQAATTHSLPGLQVCMSRDELLLALGGKTGDAGAELVPDEFMNSKKSHEVQSMSEVVAGLAQRCGVKQVIDVGSGKGYLSSFLSLQYGLRVYGIDSSTTNTHGAQERNRKLKRFSRAYQKRNKAARAESDAAQARQQESAGINPEEASHGGEGGVLSQEEGAISGFTDVGPEAANSEREDFFLHALSEDLVQNATPRLPPSQLGAEEKERRKRENLERKAQNQAAPSAVFSPLTSHVTAETELGELIQELEEAVMVGLHTCGDLAPSTLRMFVAKPELAAVCSVGCCYHLLSEQFGPSGQECVQGACGFPLSQYLRQNSCFCGRNARMSACLALERVSLGRGIQMESLFFRAVLHVILRERYDFVKSEKRVGNVYSKTKSFVEYVRGALRRLELDESKLSDGDIQGYHDAYAPRMDEMHAFNMVGRPGAARKNQKRSGSLQPLKVALAPCIEGLILLDRLCYLREQEHLPFCALVQLFNPLLSPRCYAVVGLKSRDDRNSSSYT; translated from the exons ATGCTACCGTCTCCGCTCAGCCTGTCAGAAATCCATCGCCGGATAGATGAAGTTAAGCGCTTTCTGTCTATAACTCTGAGTATTGCCAACGCTCACACTGTCGAATTTTATACTCACGACGTTTGGAGCCGCTTTATGGCCGTAGAGCCTCAGGAAGTCCTGCGTGCAGTCAGCTCACACAATGACCGGCAGAGGGCGTcagaacacaaaacaaaag AGAACTTGGCAACCACATTTGGTTTTTGCAATGACACGAACCGGCTGGTGGATGCCCAGGAACTGTTGCAGGCCGCCACCACCCACTCCCTGCCTGGCCTCCAAGTGTGCATGAGCAgggatgagctgctgctggcactGGGAGGGAAGACGGGGGACGCAG GTGCTGAGCTGGTGCCAGATGAGTTCATGAACTCAAAGAAATCTCACGAGGTCCAGTCCATGTCTGAGGTGGTGGCCGGTCTAGCCCAGCGCTGCGGGGTCAAACAAGTGATCGACGTGGGTTCGGGAAAGGGCTACCTgagctccttcctgtctctgcagTACGGCCTCCGGGTCTACGGGATCGATtcctccaccaccaacacccACGGGGCCCAGGAGAGGAACAGGAAACTGAAGAGGTTCTCCCGGGCGTACCAGAAACGCAACAAAGCAGCGAGGGCAGAGAGCGATGCCGCGCAGGCACGCCAGCAAGAGTCAGCTGGAATAAACCCCGAGGAGGCTTCTCATGGCGGCGAGGGAGGAGTTCTGtcacaggaggagggggcgatAAGTGGCTTTACAGATGTCGGCCCAGAGGCTGCAAACTCGGAAAGAGAGGATTTTTTCCTGCATGCCCTCTCGGAGGACCTGGTTCAGAACGCAACTCCCAGACTTCCCCCCAGCCAGCTGGGCgcagaggagaaggagcggaggaagagggagaacctggagaggaaGGCCCAGAACCAGGCCGCCCCCAGCGCCGTCTTTTCCCCCCTCACGTCTCACGTTACCGCCGAAACGGAGCTCGGCGAGCtcatccaggagctggag GAAGCGGTCATGGTCGGGCTGCACACGTGCGGAGACTTGGCGCCCAGCACCCTGCGGATGTTTGTGGCCAAGCCGGAGCTGGCTGCAGTCTGCAGCGTGGGCTGCTGCTATCACCTGCTGTCTGAGCAGTTCGGCCCGTCCGGGCAGG AGTGTGTGCAGGGAGCGTGCGGGTTCCCTCTGAGCCAGTACCTCCGCCAGAATTCCTGCTTCTGTGGCAGGAACGCCAGGATGTCCGCATGCTTG GCGCTGGAGCGGGTCTCCCTCGGCCGAGGC ATCCAGATGGAGTCCCTGTTCTTCCGGGCCGTTCTTCACGTCATTCTGAGGGAGCGGTACGACTTCGTCAAGAG tgAGAAGAGAGTTGGAAACGTCTACTCCAAGACCAAATCGTTCGTGGAATATGTCCGTGGAGCCCTGCGCCGGCTGGAGCTGGATGAATCGAAG CTTTCCGACGGGGACATCCAGGGTTACCATGACGCCTACGCGCCGCGTATGGACGAGATGCACGCCTTCAACATGGTGGGACGGCCCGGCGCTGCTCGTAAAAACCAGAAACGTAGCGGCAGTTTGCAGCCG CTGAAGGTGGCTCTGGCTCCGTGCATCGAAGGTCTCATCCTCCTGGATCGGCTTTGCTACCTACGAGAACAG GAACATTTGCCGTTCTGCGCGTTAGTGCAGCTCTTTAACCCTCTGCTGTCACCAAGATGCTACGCTGTCGTTGGGCTGAAGAGCCGTGATGACAGAAATTCGAGCTCGTACACGTGA
- the ccdc59 gene encoding thyroid transcription factor 1-associated protein 26 homolog, whose protein sequence is MASTDQNIDKKVTAKDDISKKNMHKAQGVKKKRKWIPENKMFKGSLKEGQGFAFKRKQKFKHDYKKLLHKERKNKNKPESKTLYTQDKYPEHLKHLYMAEAEKLKNEVWMHRVNRSKERMRVHEKAEEKGENADADVDEAPGCQRDSAQPETSGGAEQTDSVPGNQQPAAATQRESLPISNRMRKKQQKKTSYERAKEAFEAASEKRRRKKEEFLKNKQQREEAIERYKKKKMENFQILSRKTKKGQPNLNLQMEYLLQKIQGPGK, encoded by the exons atGGCATCAACTGATCAAAATATAGAtaaaaaggtcacagcaaaAGATGACATTTcgaaaaaaaacatgcataaaGCGCAAGGTgttaaaaagaagaggaaatggaTCCCCGAAAACAAGATGTTTAAAGGAAGTCTAAAAGAAG GTCAAGGATTTGCTTTCAAGAGGAAACAGAAGTTTAAACATGACTACAAGAAGCTCCTGCAcaaggaaaggaaaaataaaaataagccaGAGTCCAAAACTCTTTACACGCAGGACAAATACCCAGAACACCTGAAACACCTGTACATGGCCGAGGCTgagaagctgaagaatgagGTGTGGATGCACCGAGTAAACAGGAGTAAAGAGAGGATGAGAGTGCACGAAAaggcagaggagaagggagaaaaTGCTGACGCAGATGTCGATGAAGCCCCTGGGTGCCAGAGGGATTCCGCCCAGCCAGAAAccagtggaggagctgagcagaCAGATTCGGTGCCTGGGAAccagcaaccagcagcagccacgCAAAGAGAAAG TCTTCCAATAAGCAACCGCATgaggaaaaaacagcagaagaagacgTCTTATGAGAGAGCCAAGGAGGCGTTCGAGGCGGCCAGCGAAAAACGCAGAAGAAAGAAGGAG GAGTTCCTGAAgaacaaacagcagagagaagaagccATTGAGCggtacaaaaagaaaaagatggaaaactTTCAGATCCTcagcagaaagacaaagaaaggaCAGCCCAATCTCAATCTCCAAATGGAGTATTTGCTTCAAAAGATCCAGGGACCTGGAAAGTGA
- the mettl25 gene encoding methyltransferase-like protein 25 isoform X1, whose translation MLPSPLSLSEIHRRIDEVKRFLSITLSIANAHTVEFYTHDVWSRFMAVEPQEVLRAVSSHNDRQRASEHKTKENLATTFGFCNDTNRLVDAQELLQAATTHSLPGLQVCMSRDELLLALGGKTGDAGAELVPDEFMNSKKSHEVQSMSEVVAGLAQRCGVKQVIDVGSGKGYLSSFLSLQYGLRVYGIDSSTTNTHGAQERNRKLKRFSRAYQKRNKAARAESDAAQARQQESAGINPEEASHGGEGGVLSQEEGAISGFTDVGPEAANSEREDFFLHALSEDLVQNATPRLPPSQLGAEEKERRKRENLERKAQNQAAPSAVFSPLTSHVTAETELGELIQELEVGRQLPGPRPVTIDKFHHRSAAPAHSSPRTLSPVSRKRSWSGCTRAETWRPAPCGCLWPSRSWLQSAAWAAAITCCLSSSARPGRVTTATQTHISYKKCVQGACGFPLSQYLRQNSCFCGRNARMSACLALERVSLGRGIQMESLFFRAVLHVILRERYDFVKSEKRVGNVYSKTKSFVEYVRGALRRLELDESKLSDGDIQGYHDAYAPRMDEMHAFNMVGRPGAARKNQKRSGSLQPLKVALAPCIEGLILLDRLCYLREQEHLPFCALVQLFNPLLSPRCYAVVGLKSRDDRNSSSYT comes from the exons ATGCTACCGTCTCCGCTCAGCCTGTCAGAAATCCATCGCCGGATAGATGAAGTTAAGCGCTTTCTGTCTATAACTCTGAGTATTGCCAACGCTCACACTGTCGAATTTTATACTCACGACGTTTGGAGCCGCTTTATGGCCGTAGAGCCTCAGGAAGTCCTGCGTGCAGTCAGCTCACACAATGACCGGCAGAGGGCGTcagaacacaaaacaaaag AGAACTTGGCAACCACATTTGGTTTTTGCAATGACACGAACCGGCTGGTGGATGCCCAGGAACTGTTGCAGGCCGCCACCACCCACTCCCTGCCTGGCCTCCAAGTGTGCATGAGCAgggatgagctgctgctggcactGGGAGGGAAGACGGGGGACGCAG GTGCTGAGCTGGTGCCAGATGAGTTCATGAACTCAAAGAAATCTCACGAGGTCCAGTCCATGTCTGAGGTGGTGGCCGGTCTAGCCCAGCGCTGCGGGGTCAAACAAGTGATCGACGTGGGTTCGGGAAAGGGCTACCTgagctccttcctgtctctgcagTACGGCCTCCGGGTCTACGGGATCGATtcctccaccaccaacacccACGGGGCCCAGGAGAGGAACAGGAAACTGAAGAGGTTCTCCCGGGCGTACCAGAAACGCAACAAAGCAGCGAGGGCAGAGAGCGATGCCGCGCAGGCACGCCAGCAAGAGTCAGCTGGAATAAACCCCGAGGAGGCTTCTCATGGCGGCGAGGGAGGAGTTCTGtcacaggaggagggggcgatAAGTGGCTTTACAGATGTCGGCCCAGAGGCTGCAAACTCGGAAAGAGAGGATTTTTTCCTGCATGCCCTCTCGGAGGACCTGGTTCAGAACGCAACTCCCAGACTTCCCCCCAGCCAGCTGGGCgcagaggagaaggagcggaggaagagggagaacctggagaggaaGGCCCAGAACCAGGCCGCCCCCAGCGCCGTCTTTTCCCCCCTCACGTCTCACGTTACCGCCGAAACGGAGCTCGGCGAGCtcatccaggagctggaggtAGGACGGCAGCTGCCCGGCCCGCGGCCCGTCACCATCGATAAATTCCACCATCGATCCGCGGCGCCAGCTCATTCCTCTCCCCGCACGCTGTCTCCCGTTTCCAGGAAGCGGTCATGGTCGGGCTGCACACGTGCGGAGACTTGGCGCCCAGCACCCTGCGGATGTTTGTGGCCAAGCCGGAGCTGGCTGCAGTCTGCAGCGTGGGCTGCTGCTATCACCTGCTGTCTGAGCAGTTCGGCCCGTCCGGGCAGGGTAACCACGGCGACTCAGACGCACATATCATATAAAA AGTGTGTGCAGGGAGCGTGCGGGTTCCCTCTGAGCCAGTACCTCCGCCAGAATTCCTGCTTCTGTGGCAGGAACGCCAGGATGTCCGCATGCTTG GCGCTGGAGCGGGTCTCCCTCGGCCGAGGC ATCCAGATGGAGTCCCTGTTCTTCCGGGCCGTTCTTCACGTCATTCTGAGGGAGCGGTACGACTTCGTCAAGAG tgAGAAGAGAGTTGGAAACGTCTACTCCAAGACCAAATCGTTCGTGGAATATGTCCGTGGAGCCCTGCGCCGGCTGGAGCTGGATGAATCGAAG CTTTCCGACGGGGACATCCAGGGTTACCATGACGCCTACGCGCCGCGTATGGACGAGATGCACGCCTTCAACATGGTGGGACGGCCCGGCGCTGCTCGTAAAAACCAGAAACGTAGCGGCAGTTTGCAGCCG CTGAAGGTGGCTCTGGCTCCGTGCATCGAAGGTCTCATCCTCCTGGATCGGCTTTGCTACCTACGAGAACAG GAACATTTGCCGTTCTGCGCGTTAGTGCAGCTCTTTAACCCTCTGCTGTCACCAAGATGCTACGCTGTCGTTGGGCTGAAGAGCCGTGATGACAGAAATTCGAGCTCGTACACGTGA
- the mettl25 gene encoding methyltransferase-like protein 25 isoform X4 gives MLPSPLSLSEIHRRIDEVKRFLSITLSIANAHTVEFYTHDVWSRFMAVEPQEVLRAVSSHNDRQRASEHKTKENLATTFGFCNDTNRLVDAQELLQAATTHSLPGLQVCMSRDELLLALGGKTGDAGAELVPDEFMNSKKSHEVQSMSEVVAGLAQRCGVKQVIDVGSGKGYLSSFLSLQYGLRVYGIDSSTTNTHGAQERNRKLKRFSRAYQKRNKAARAESDAAQARQQESAGINPEEASHGGEGGVLSQEEGAISGFTDVGPEAANSEREDFFLHALSEDLVQNATPRLPPSQLGAEEKERRKRENLERKAQNQAAPSAVFSPLTSHVTAETELGELIQELEEAVMVGLHTCGDLAPSTLRMFVAKPELAAVCSVGCCYHLLSEQFGPSGQECVQGACGFPLSQYLRQNSCFCGRNARMSACLALERVSLGRGIQMESLFFRAVLHVILRERYDFVKSEKRVGNVYSKTKSFVEYVRGALRRLELDESKLSDGDIQGYHDAYAPRMDEMHAFNMLKVALAPCIEGLILLDRLCYLREQEHLPFCALVQLFNPLLSPRCYAVVGLKSRDDRNSSSYT, from the exons ATGCTACCGTCTCCGCTCAGCCTGTCAGAAATCCATCGCCGGATAGATGAAGTTAAGCGCTTTCTGTCTATAACTCTGAGTATTGCCAACGCTCACACTGTCGAATTTTATACTCACGACGTTTGGAGCCGCTTTATGGCCGTAGAGCCTCAGGAAGTCCTGCGTGCAGTCAGCTCACACAATGACCGGCAGAGGGCGTcagaacacaaaacaaaag AGAACTTGGCAACCACATTTGGTTTTTGCAATGACACGAACCGGCTGGTGGATGCCCAGGAACTGTTGCAGGCCGCCACCACCCACTCCCTGCCTGGCCTCCAAGTGTGCATGAGCAgggatgagctgctgctggcactGGGAGGGAAGACGGGGGACGCAG GTGCTGAGCTGGTGCCAGATGAGTTCATGAACTCAAAGAAATCTCACGAGGTCCAGTCCATGTCTGAGGTGGTGGCCGGTCTAGCCCAGCGCTGCGGGGTCAAACAAGTGATCGACGTGGGTTCGGGAAAGGGCTACCTgagctccttcctgtctctgcagTACGGCCTCCGGGTCTACGGGATCGATtcctccaccaccaacacccACGGGGCCCAGGAGAGGAACAGGAAACTGAAGAGGTTCTCCCGGGCGTACCAGAAACGCAACAAAGCAGCGAGGGCAGAGAGCGATGCCGCGCAGGCACGCCAGCAAGAGTCAGCTGGAATAAACCCCGAGGAGGCTTCTCATGGCGGCGAGGGAGGAGTTCTGtcacaggaggagggggcgatAAGTGGCTTTACAGATGTCGGCCCAGAGGCTGCAAACTCGGAAAGAGAGGATTTTTTCCTGCATGCCCTCTCGGAGGACCTGGTTCAGAACGCAACTCCCAGACTTCCCCCCAGCCAGCTGGGCgcagaggagaaggagcggaggaagagggagaacctggagaggaaGGCCCAGAACCAGGCCGCCCCCAGCGCCGTCTTTTCCCCCCTCACGTCTCACGTTACCGCCGAAACGGAGCTCGGCGAGCtcatccaggagctggag GAAGCGGTCATGGTCGGGCTGCACACGTGCGGAGACTTGGCGCCCAGCACCCTGCGGATGTTTGTGGCCAAGCCGGAGCTGGCTGCAGTCTGCAGCGTGGGCTGCTGCTATCACCTGCTGTCTGAGCAGTTCGGCCCGTCCGGGCAGG AGTGTGTGCAGGGAGCGTGCGGGTTCCCTCTGAGCCAGTACCTCCGCCAGAATTCCTGCTTCTGTGGCAGGAACGCCAGGATGTCCGCATGCTTG GCGCTGGAGCGGGTCTCCCTCGGCCGAGGC ATCCAGATGGAGTCCCTGTTCTTCCGGGCCGTTCTTCACGTCATTCTGAGGGAGCGGTACGACTTCGTCAAGAG tgAGAAGAGAGTTGGAAACGTCTACTCCAAGACCAAATCGTTCGTGGAATATGTCCGTGGAGCCCTGCGCCGGCTGGAGCTGGATGAATCGAAG CTTTCCGACGGGGACATCCAGGGTTACCATGACGCCTACGCGCCGCGTATGGACGAGATGCACGCCTTCAACATG CTGAAGGTGGCTCTGGCTCCGTGCATCGAAGGTCTCATCCTCCTGGATCGGCTTTGCTACCTACGAGAACAG GAACATTTGCCGTTCTGCGCGTTAGTGCAGCTCTTTAACCCTCTGCTGTCACCAAGATGCTACGCTGTCGTTGGGCTGAAGAGCCGTGATGACAGAAATTCGAGCTCGTACACGTGA